From a single Stigmatopora argus isolate UIUO_Sarg chromosome 4, RoL_Sarg_1.0, whole genome shotgun sequence genomic region:
- the c4h8orf76 gene encoding uncharacterized protein C8orf76 homolog, with translation MDLFGSNFDDSVFSEAKDKNTVSVSSYNAKCCKPEWFGESAALDTEDSLEKQKIFKFRGDLAMWKGKYQTALDAYTSCLGWVAENNLSIRRDILEGMARCCAELGHRDRAMELLDLLSKEASNTCHLTSLLLLKVTVYRHFGLVGPLMSSLQELCSLLPFNPWNWYNLGKICMHRLDHGTYLKDESMEMEAEDDKVSEESLWLKACVCFVRTKLLLRILQQQQSSFVLRHNQIAIQKAEEALARLHPDQTTLLNLTEVMSEDLNPEKMREDNQDGMSLSNICVPTFRERWWDRILLSGLLEADGQNGLSDVKA, from the exons ATGGATCTTTTTGGAAGCAATTTTGACGACTCTGTATTTTCAGAGGCGAAAGACAAAAACACCGTCTCAGTTTCTTCTTATAATGCGAAATGCTGCAAACCGGAG TGGTTTGGTGAAAGTGCTGCGTTGGACACTGAAGATTCTTTGGAAAAGCAGAAAATTTTCAAGTTCAGAGGTGACCTAGCAATGTGGAAAGGCAAATACCAG ACAGCCCTGGACGCTTACACCAGTTGCCTGGGATGGGTCGCCGAGAACAACCTGTCAATCAGGAGGGACATTTTGGAAGGAATGGCTCGATGTTGCGCCGAGCTGGGCCACAGAGACAGAGCCATGGAATTACTTGATCTGCTG AGCAAAGAAGCCTCCAACACGTGTCACCTGACCAGCCTTCTGCTACTCAAG GTCACCGTCTACCGACATTTCGGACTCGTCGGACCCTTGATGTCATCTCTGCAGGAGCTTTGTAGTCTGCTGCCTTTTAACCCCTGGAATTGGTACAACCTGGGGAAGATCTGTATGCACCGACTGGATCACGGCACATACTTGA AAGATGAAAGCATGGAAATGGAAGCGGAAGACGACAAAGTTTCCGAGGAGAGCCTTTGGCTGAAGGCCTGCGTGTGTTTTGTCAGGACGAA ACTTTTGCTGAGAATCCTCCAGCAACAGCAGTCGTCATTTGTCCTGCGACACAAccaaattgccatccaaaaAGCAGAGGAAGCGTTAGCGCGTCTGCATCCTGACCAAACCACTCTGCTCAACCTCACTGAG GTCATGTCAGAGGACCTGAACCCAGAGAAGATGAGGGAGGACAACCAAGATGGAATGAGTCTGTCTAATATTTGCGTGCCGACTTTTCGAGAGCGTTGGTGGGACAGGATCCTCCTGAGTGGCCTTCTGGAGGCCGATGGACAAAACGGGCTGAGTGATGTCAAGGCGTGA